One segment of Nostoc piscinale CENA21 DNA contains the following:
- a CDS encoding trifunctional serine/threonine-protein kinase/ATP-binding protein/sensor histidine kinase has protein sequence MTTAVEPLTKLLGYRISERLYEGSRTLVYRAIRTVDQLPVVIKILKQEYPSFNELLQFRNQYAIAKNLDFAGIVRLYNLEHYHNSYALVMEDFGGISLREWIHKEINSNGGSLWQNHLKAFLEIAIALATILDELYRHRIIHKDIKPANILINPDTQQVKLIDFSLASLLSRETQEIYSPNILEGTLAYVSPEQTGRMNRGIDYRSDFYSLGVTFFELLTGKLPFQSNDPMEVVHCHIAKQPLLEGRRQGAGGRREEIPPVIANIVMKLMAKNAEDRYQSALGLKNDLEICLNQLQTTGQIAPFEIGQRDVCDRFIISEKLYGRYNEVATLLAAFERISQASSELMLVAGFSGIGKTAVVNEIHKPIVRQRGYFIKGKFDQFQRNIPLSAFLQSFRDLIGQLLSENDTQLDQWNNKILAALGENAQVIIEVIPELELIIGKQPAVPELSGSAAQNRFNILFQKFIQVFTTQDHPLVIFIDDLQWADSASLKFIQLLMSEIDTRYMLLIGAYRDNEVSTTHPLMLTLQEIEKSQATVNTITLATLDQPSVNQLVADTFSCSLELALPLTELIFSKTQGNPFFTTQFLKALYEDHLITFNFQGGYWECDIAQVRSLALTDDVVEFMAVQLQKLPQATQEVLQLAACIGNTFDLETLAIVYQQSPTQTAKDLWLTLKDGLILPQNDVYKFYQDSSLENTEQRIKDKGQTTVAYKFLHDRVQQAAYSLIPLDQKQATHLKIGRRLLENTSAADQQEKIFNIINHLNLGSELITTPSEREPLANLNLIAGRQAKSATAYEAAVRYFNTGIMLLEPQSWQTQYDLTLSLYSAAAEAEYLNTNYEQANLLIQTLLENVKDTLQKASVYEIKIQSLISQSQMQSAIDIALEVLQMLGVSLEPEAIATLDIEALIDLPEMTDLDKLAAQRILMTVAPAVFLANPQMYPSIIFTMVNLCIRYGNSNLAAYAYVTYGLLLCGGGDIESGYKFGQMAIKLLDRFDSKKLKSKIYMMFNSSIRHWKEHFQATLEPLQEGFQLGLETGDLEFACYNATTYCDFAFHAESELETVLGKQTQYTEIIQNLKQEYQQIQSQISRQFLLNLSGRAIDKLRLVGESCNETEMLPIWIKYQVGFILFFVYLYKLILAYFFEVYPDAIENLRLAQPYKNGTRNTVHFIEYNLYSSLSLLAHYPDVSASEQQQYLQQVAENQAQMQHWATHAPMNFQHLWCLVEAETNRVLGNKAAAIEMYDQAIENAKQQGYIQPEAIANELAAKFYLNWGKQQLAQTYMIEAYYCYTRWGAKAKVTDLETRYPQLLAPILEKGSGIFSTNETIVVSGRTSSHNSSSSGNTNAFVALDLAVILKASQTLSSEIELEKLVSSLLHVTLENAGADKCALLLSENDHLVVQAIANLDNSVTLLHPQPIEESLEVPLSLINSVKRSLQPLVIVDATVHSRFTHDLYIQQHQPRSILCSPILHQGKLLGILYLENNHSIGAFTDDRVDILNLLCTQAAISLENARLYQKSLQNTQQLERSLQEVQQMQLQLVQSEKMSALGNLVAGVAHEINNPVGFIAGNIEPAKDYVQDLFGLINLYQEKFPDPGPEIEDEIEAIDLEYLREDLPQLLDSMNLGANRIRSISNSLRTFSRTDRDYKVPFNIHEGIDSTILILRHRLKATELRPAIEVKKKLWCTTFSRVLCWTTQSSLYEFVSKCH, from the coding sequence ATGACTACAGCAGTTGAGCCACTTACCAAGCTTCTGGGTTATCGAATTAGCGAGCGACTTTATGAAGGCTCTAGAACCCTAGTTTACCGAGCAATTCGCACGGTGGATCAACTGCCAGTAGTCATCAAGATACTTAAACAAGAGTATCCATCATTTAATGAATTGCTGCAATTCCGTAATCAGTACGCCATTGCTAAAAATCTTGACTTTGCGGGTATTGTTCGTCTTTACAACTTGGAACATTACCACAACAGCTATGCACTGGTAATGGAGGATTTTGGTGGTATTTCTTTACGAGAATGGATACATAAAGAAATTAACAGCAATGGCGGCTCTCTTTGGCAGAATCACCTGAAAGCTTTTTTGGAAATTGCGATCGCTCTAGCAACAATTCTTGATGAACTTTATCGTCACCGGATCATCCACAAAGACATTAAGCCTGCCAATATTTTAATTAATCCAGATACCCAGCAGGTGAAGTTAATAGATTTTAGCCTTGCTTCCTTACTGTCTAGAGAAACCCAAGAAATTTATAGTCCTAATATTTTGGAAGGAACACTCGCCTATGTATCTCCAGAACAAACCGGACGGATGAACCGAGGTATTGATTACCGCAGTGATTTCTATTCTCTAGGGGTAACTTTCTTTGAACTACTTACCGGAAAATTACCTTTTCAATCTAACGATCCAATGGAAGTAGTTCACTGTCATATTGCTAAACAACCCTTATTAGAAGGCAGAAGGCAGGGGGCAGGAGGCAGAAGGGAAGAAATTCCGCCAGTGATTGCAAATATAGTGATGAAACTGATGGCGAAAAATGCTGAAGACCGCTATCAGAGTGCATTAGGACTGAAAAATGATTTAGAGATATGTCTCAACCAACTGCAAACAACTGGGCAGATTGCGCCATTTGAGATTGGACAACGAGATGTGTGCGATCGCTTTATCATCTCAGAAAAGCTCTATGGTCGTTATAACGAAGTAGCAACTTTACTAGCAGCTTTTGAGCGAATTTCGCAAGCAAGTAGCGAACTTATGCTAGTAGCTGGTTTCTCTGGTATCGGCAAAACTGCTGTAGTCAACGAAATTCACAAACCGATTGTGCGCCAGCGCGGTTACTTTATTAAAGGTAAATTTGACCAGTTTCAGCGCAACATTCCCCTATCTGCTTTTTTACAATCATTTCGTGATTTGATTGGGCAACTGCTGAGTGAAAATGATACGCAATTAGATCAATGGAATAACAAAATTCTCGCGGCTTTAGGAGAAAACGCCCAAGTCATTATTGAAGTAATTCCCGAACTAGAACTGATAATTGGTAAACAACCTGCTGTTCCTGAACTCTCTGGTAGTGCTGCTCAAAACCGCTTCAATATCTTATTTCAAAAATTTATTCAGGTGTTCACGACGCAAGATCATCCACTGGTGATCTTTATCGATGACTTGCAGTGGGCGGATTCTGCTTCTCTCAAGTTTATCCAACTGTTAATGAGCGAGATAGATACCCGATATATGTTGCTAATTGGGGCTTACCGAGATAACGAGGTTTCTACAACCCATCCCCTGATGCTGACGCTGCAAGAAATTGAAAAGTCACAGGCTACAGTCAATACCATTACTCTTGCGACCCTAGATCAGCCCTCAGTAAACCAATTGGTTGCTGATACATTCAGTTGTTCCCTAGAGTTGGCCTTGCCATTGACAGAGTTGATATTTAGCAAAACTCAAGGGAATCCCTTCTTCACAACTCAGTTTCTCAAAGCACTATACGAAGATCATCTAATTACATTCAATTTTCAAGGTGGTTATTGGGAATGTGACATTGCACAGGTGCGATCGCTTGCCCTTACTGATGATGTGGTAGAGTTTATGGCAGTTCAACTCCAGAAGTTACCCCAAGCGACTCAAGAAGTGTTGCAGTTAGCAGCTTGTATTGGTAACACTTTTGACTTGGAAACACTAGCGATCGTTTATCAACAATCCCCGACTCAAACCGCCAAAGATTTGTGGCTAACTCTCAAAGATGGGTTGATTCTACCGCAAAATGATGTTTATAAGTTTTACCAGGATTCGTCATTAGAAAACACCGAACAAAGGATAAAGGATAAAGGCCAAACAACAGTCGCTTATAAATTTCTACATGATCGCGTCCAGCAAGCTGCTTATTCATTAATTCCCCTAGACCAGAAGCAAGCAACTCACCTGAAGATTGGGCGACGCTTGTTAGAAAATACATCCGCAGCAGACCAGCAAGAGAAAATTTTTAATATTATTAACCATCTCAACTTGGGATCTGAATTGATTACCACTCCTAGTGAACGAGAGCCATTAGCGAATCTCAATTTGATCGCAGGTCGTCAGGCAAAGTCTGCAACAGCATACGAAGCGGCAGTGAGGTATTTTAATACAGGCATAATGTTGCTCGAACCGCAAAGCTGGCAGACTCAATATGATTTAACACTCTCTTTGTATTCAGCAGCAGCAGAAGCAGAATACCTGAATACAAACTACGAGCAAGCTAATTTGTTGATACAGACACTTCTCGAAAATGTCAAAGATACATTACAAAAAGCCAGTGTTTACGAAATTAAAATTCAATCTTTAATTTCGCAATCTCAGATGCAGTCAGCGATAGACATAGCATTAGAAGTTTTGCAGATGTTAGGTGTCAGTTTAGAGCCAGAAGCGATCGCCACCTTAGATATTGAAGCATTAATTGACCTACCAGAAATGACCGACCTAGATAAACTAGCAGCACAGCGAATATTGATGACCGTCGCTCCTGCGGTGTTCCTAGCGAATCCCCAGATGTACCCATCAATTATCTTTACAATGGTCAATCTGTGCATCAGATATGGCAATTCTAACCTTGCTGCTTATGCCTATGTCACCTATGGATTATTGCTTTGTGGTGGGGGGGATATTGAGTCTGGCTACAAATTTGGTCAAATGGCAATCAAGTTGTTAGATCGCTTTGATAGCAAGAAGCTGAAATCTAAAATCTATATGATGTTTAATAGCAGCATTCGCCATTGGAAAGAACACTTTCAAGCTACCTTGGAACCTTTGCAGGAAGGATTTCAGCTTGGGTTGGAAACTGGTGATTTAGAATTTGCTTGCTACAATGCTACGACATATTGCGATTTTGCTTTTCATGCTGAGTCAGAGCTAGAAACAGTCCTTGGTAAGCAAACTCAGTATACTGAGATTATTCAAAATTTAAAACAAGAATATCAGCAAATTCAAAGTCAAATCAGTAGACAATTTCTCTTAAATTTAAGTGGTCGCGCAATTGATAAGTTGCGTTTGGTGGGTGAGAGTTGCAATGAAACAGAAATGTTGCCAATCTGGATTAAATATCAGGTGGGATTCATCTTATTTTTTGTATATTTATACAAATTAATTCTGGCCTATTTCTTTGAAGTTTATCCTGATGCGATAGAAAATCTGCGACTAGCCCAACCATACAAAAACGGTACTAGAAATACAGTTCATTTTATAGAATACAACCTGTATTCGTCTTTATCACTCCTGGCACATTACCCAGATGTATCAGCCAGCGAACAACAACAATATCTCCAACAGGTAGCTGAAAACCAAGCCCAGATGCAGCATTGGGCAACTCATGCGCCAATGAACTTTCAACATCTGTGGTGTTTGGTCGAAGCAGAAACAAACCGGGTATTGGGTAACAAAGCCGCCGCTATCGAAATGTATGACCAAGCTATAGAAAATGCTAAACAGCAGGGCTATATTCAACCAGAAGCGATCGCTAATGAACTCGCAGCTAAATTTTATCTGAACTGGGGCAAACAGCAACTAGCACAAACCTACATGATTGAAGCTTATTACTGCTATACCCGTTGGGGTGCTAAAGCCAAAGTTACTGATTTAGAAACTCGTTATCCCCAACTTTTAGCTCCGATCCTGGAAAAAGGATCTGGCATTTTCTCTACCAATGAAACAATCGTTGTCTCTGGCCGGACAAGTTCTCACAATTCCTCTTCTTCAGGTAATACTAATGCTTTTGTGGCTTTAGATTTAGCAGTAATTCTCAAAGCCTCTCAAACTCTTTCGAGTGAAATTGAATTAGAAAAACTTGTCTCTAGTTTACTGCACGTTACTCTAGAAAATGCTGGAGCTGATAAGTGTGCATTGCTGCTATCTGAGAACGATCATTTGGTAGTGCAAGCGATCGCCAATCTAGATAATTCTGTAACATTACTCCATCCACAACCAATAGAAGAAAGCCTAGAAGTACCCTTGAGCTTAATCAACTCTGTGAAACGGAGTTTGCAACCATTGGTGATTGTTGATGCAACTGTACATTCTAGATTTACTCATGATCTATATATTCAGCAGCACCAGCCTAGAAGTATTTTGTGTAGCCCAATATTGCATCAAGGGAAATTGTTGGGCATTTTATATCTAGAAAATAATCATTCTATTGGCGCATTTACTGATGATCGCGTCGATATATTGAACCTTCTTTGTACTCAAGCCGCTATTTCTCTGGAAAATGCCCGTTTGTATCAAAAATCACTGCAAAATACTCAACAATTAGAGCGATCGCTACAAGAAGTGCAGCAGATGCAGTTGCAATTAGTCCAGAGTGAAAAGATGTCAGCCTTGGGAAATCTTGTGGCTGGCGTTGCACATGAAATCAATAATCCCGTTGGCTTTATTGCTGGCAATATTGAACCAGCTAAAGATTATGTTCAAGATTTATTTGGGTTAATCAACCTCTACCAAGAAAAGTTTCCCGATCCTGGCCCAGAAATTGAAGATGAAATTGAAGCGATCGATTTGGAATACTTGCGCGAAGATTTACCCCAGTTGCTTGACTCCATGAATTTGGGTGCTAATCGGATTCGTAGTATCAGCAACAGTTTACGAACCTTTTCCAGAACTGATCGAGATTACAAAGTCCCTTTCAACATTCACGAAGGAATTGACAGTACAATTTTAATTCTCAGACACCGTTTGAAAGCCACTGAATTGCGTCCAGCAATAGAGGTGAAAAAAAAATTATGGTGTACTACCTTTAGTAGAGTGCTTTGCTGGACAACTCAATCAAGTCTTTATGAATTTGTTAGCAAATGCCATTGA
- a CDS encoding sensor histidine kinase: MNLLANAIDALEESNQGKSMEAIAAKPNCITIQTSLDQSGQHVVIQIADNGVGMSQEVKQRVFDHLFTTKAVGKGTGLGLAIARQIVVEAHGGTIEVDVIPHEKTEFVITLPIKV; encoded by the coding sequence ATGAATTTGTTAGCAAATGCCATTGATGCTCTAGAAGAATCTAATCAAGGCAAGAGTATGGAAGCGATCGCGGCTAAACCTAATTGTATTACTATCCAAACTAGTTTAGACCAATCAGGTCAGCACGTTGTGATTCAAATTGCCGACAATGGTGTAGGAATGTCTCAAGAAGTAAAGCAGAGAGTATTTGACCATTTGTTCACTACCAAAGCTGTGGGCAAAGGAACGGGATTAGGATTAGCTATTGCCCGTCAAATTGTAGTGGAAGCTCATGGCGGCACAATTGAAGTAGATGTTATTCCCCATGAGAAGACAGAGTTTGTAATTACATTGCCAATTAAGGTTTAA